One stretch of Methanobacterium veterum DNA includes these proteins:
- a CDS encoding phosphoribosylanthranilate isomerase, which yields MEFKICGITRPEDIRVCENEGSAFVGFINIKRSKRFQDIEKVRELVDSMKDKEKAVLVLEPESVEEAMESIEKSGVKNIQLHSLQAEDIDKLKEINVIKAIGIPEKIDGSKKEEIESFAKVCKYLIFDSMIQGKSGGTGKQIPLEVAAEATRIAKESNKDIKLFLAGGINASRIKNEGNLIKDIFDYVDVNSGVEDSPGIKNRDKIAEFVENCKVI from the coding sequence ATGGAATTCAAAATTTGCGGAATTACAAGACCTGAAGACATTCGAGTGTGTGAAAATGAAGGCTCTGCTTTTGTGGGGTTCATAAACATAAAGCGGTCCAAAAGATTTCAGGATATAGAAAAAGTAAGAGAACTTGTGGATTCCATGAAAGACAAAGAAAAAGCAGTTCTTGTACTTGAGCCTGAAAGTGTTGAAGAAGCCATGGAGTCTATAGAAAAAAGCGGCGTTAAAAATATACAGCTGCATTCATTACAGGCAGAGGATATAGATAAACTAAAAGAAATTAATGTAATTAAAGCCATTGGAATTCCTGAGAAAATCGATGGATCTAAAAAAGAAGAAATAGAGTCATTTGCAAAAGTTTGCAAATATCTAATATTTGATTCTATGATTCAAGGTAAAAGTGGCGGTACTGGAAAGCAAATTCCACTGGAAGTTGCAGCTGAAGCAACCCGAATTGCAAAAGAAAGTAATAAAGATATAAAACTGTTTCTTGCAGGTGGAATTAATGCTTCAAGGATAAAAAATGAAGGAAATTTAATTAAAGATATTTTCGATTATGTAGATGTTAATTCAGGCGTTGAAGATAGTCCTGGAATTAAAAATAGAGATAAAATAGCAGAATTTGTTGAAAATTGTAAGGTGATTTAA
- the trpC gene encoding indole-3-glycerol phosphate synthase TrpC has translation MINFSQIITERKNTLERDMKYRPLSELKENIRGTKIRADFKKALLNKDDVSVICEYKPASPSKGDISNLLVEDVVPIYDKGGASAISVLTEQTFFKSSIKNLRIASKVSKLPLLRKDFVMDEYQIYEARSCGASAVLLMASVYKDLRFGIDLCHYLEMDALVECKNRGEIEMAVKAGAEIIGINNRDFSDFSIDFKRTEKLAKYIPENKVLVSESGVKNSEDVKLLGNYGADAVLIGSTIMESNNMLGIVQELVKAGKNVKVS, from the coding sequence ATGATCAATTTCTCACAGATAATAACTGAAAGGAAAAATACACTTGAAAGAGACATGAAATACCGGCCTTTAAGCGAATTAAAGGAAAATATTCGCGGGACAAAAATAAGAGCTGATTTTAAAAAGGCACTGCTTAATAAAGATGATGTTTCTGTAATCTGCGAATACAAGCCGGCTTCTCCATCTAAAGGCGACATTTCCAACCTCCTGGTGGAAGATGTTGTTCCCATCTATGATAAAGGAGGGGCAAGTGCTATCTCAGTGCTTACAGAACAGACATTTTTTAAAAGCAGCATTAAAAATCTGCGTATTGCATCTAAAGTAAGCAAGCTTCCGCTTCTTAGAAAGGACTTTGTGATGGATGAATACCAGATCTATGAAGCTAGATCCTGCGGGGCTAGTGCCGTGCTTTTAATGGCCAGTGTTTATAAAGATCTTAGATTTGGAATCGACCTCTGCCATTACCTTGAAATGGACGCCCTTGTGGAATGCAAAAACAGGGGAGAAATAGAAATGGCCGTAAAGGCAGGTGCGGAAATAATCGGGATTAACAACCGTGATTTCAGCGACTTCAGCATTGATTTTAAACGAACTGAAAAGCTTGCAAAATACATACCTGAAAATAAGGTTCTGGTATCAGAAAGCGGGGTTAAAAATTCTGAAGACGTTAAACTTCTTGGAAACTACGGTGCAGATGCAGTATTAATAGGTTCAACCATCATGGAATCAAACAACATGCTTGGAATAGTACAGGAACTGGTTAAAGCAGGTAAAAACGTAAAGGTGAGTTAA